The genomic interval CTGTTGATTTTTGCAGGATATAGCTGTTTGCAACAAGGTGCATAAAAATAATTTTTCATTATTATCTTCGCTTGCATCAATCTTTGTTTTTGTAAGTACAATGAGCTTTTTTAATTCCTCGCAAGTGATATTATTTTCGATAACCAAGCAGATTGTTTCACTTTGGGCTTCTTCTTGTAGTTGGTTAATCCGTTGAAATTGTTGTTCTAGTTCATGGAGAGCCTTCTGTCTAAGAATTAATTCCTCTTTATTTTGTTTTAGTTCCTCTTCATAGCGAGGCTCTTTTATTCTTCCACTTTTTAAGAGTTCTTTTAAACCAATATTTATCTCATAAGTGGTATCGACAATGATCTGGGTATTCATCGCGGTTATTCTTTGGAGATCATCAATTTTTGGTTTTACGACCCTAATGACATCTTCCGGAGACATAAGGGCTAAATGAGGCATGTTTCACTCCTGGGCATACTGAGTAAGTGAAGGCTAAACGCCGGTATCAGGATTTACGGTTCATGATTGCTGAATCCAAGGATGATATATCTTGTCCACCATAAAGGGTATTAACAAGTTCTCCTTGCGGATTAATAATAAAAGTGACTGGTACACCCATAATATCTCCTAAACCTAAAGCAAACGCCGGATTAGAGGCGAGTGAAGGATAAAGGATATTGAATTTTTTGATGAGCTTTTTTTGCTTATGTAAAGGTAATTCGTCATAATTGACTGCAAATAATGCGACAGAGTCTTTTTCGTGTTTTTGATAAAAGCGATTAAGTTCAGGAATTTCATCAATGCAGGTTTTACACCAGCTCGCCCAGTAATTAATAAGAATCCATTTTCCTTTTAAAGATGAAAAAGAAATAGTGTTTCCTTGAATGTCTTTAAGTTCTACCTCTGCTTGGCTTATTGTTGATATGGCCATTAAAATTAAAACGGCAAAAAAGGATTTAATTTTCGAATTCATAGCTATCTCATGTGTGCAAAAGATATGTTAACAATAAAAATATATTTTTTGCACTATACCAGAGAAATGCTATGATGGCTTCAATTTAAAAAAAATTTGGGCGTTCTCATGGCAAAACTCTATTTTTATTTTGCAGCAATGAATGCAGGAAAAAGCACGGTACTTTTGCAATCCAGTTACAACTACCGTGAACGAGGTATGCAAACTTTATTATTTACGCCAGCCATAGATAATCGTTACCAACAAGGAGTGGTGCATTCTCGTATTGGATTGTCCGAAGAGGCTATAATTTTTAATGCTCATGATGATCTGTACCAAAAAGCGATGAAACAAGGACAAAAGTATGCGTGTGTTTTGGTTGATGAAGCGCAATTTTTAACTAGATCCCAAGTACATCAATTAACAGAAATTACCGATCAACTAGGAATCCCTGTTCTTGCTTATGGGTTACGTACCGATTTTCGCGGTGAATTATTTGAAGGCAGTCAGTATCTTTTAGCATGGGCTGATGAACTTGTAGAACTTAAAACAATTTGTCATTGTGGTCGAAAAGCCACGATGATTTTACGCTTAAATGCACAAGGAGTCGTTATTACTGAAGGAGATCAGGTCGTGATCGGCGGTAATGATATGTATTCATCAACATGTCGCAAGCATTTCAAAATACGAGATCCCGGCATTATTAAGGTGCATGCCGAACTTTGTGAAAAATCGATTTTTTAAAAAATGAAGATTATTATTCCCAATGGGCCATACAAAATGCACAACCATTGTGAGTGAACTGACACAATATGAATAAGCAACTGCCCTTTGTGAAATGGGGAATTGATTGTCTGATTGCTAATGGCTACATAATAGTTCGCGCCCCGGAGCTCGTGTTATCAACGCCTTGGTCGAAGGTAATTCGTTTTTCAACATCAACAGGGGATTTTTATTTAAAAAAAATACCATCACCAGCATTTTTAGCTAATGAGCCAAAGATTATTCAGTTGTTATCTGGGCAACTCCATGCTTGTGTACCGATAGTGATCGCTATGAATGAGGATTTACATTGTTTTCTCATGAAAGATGCCGGGAGGCCTTTACGCGAAATGCTTAAAGCTGGTTTTAAACCCGAACTATTGTGCCAAGCGCTGCAGCAATATGCGGCGATTCAACGTGCAACCGAAGGTTATATCACCAGATTAATTCAATTAGGATTACCCGATTGGCGGTTAGATAAATTACCCTTTCTTTATGATCAAATGATCACTCAAGCAGCCTTTTTAAAAGCGCAGGGTTTAACGGATGAAGAGTTGCAAAAATTATACGCCTTAAGCGCACCCTTTTTGGCTCAATGTCAATTATTATCCACCTACGGCATCCTTGAAACTATCGGTTATCACGATTTTCATGATAAGAATGTTCTTATTGAGCACCATACTAAAAAGATGACATTCGTAGATTGGGGTGAAGCTGCTGTCATCCACCCATTTTTTTCATTACATACCTGTCTGGAACAATCGATTACGCACCATGGAGTAAAAGAAGGAGGACTGATCTACCAGAAGCTTCTGGATGCATGTTTGGAAAGCTGGCTGGACGTAGCACCAAAACAGCAATTGCTGGAGGCATTTATTTTAGCCAAACAGATACGGCTGATTTGGTGCGTCTTATCCTGTTACCAGTTTATGTTAAGTGTAGATCCACAAGCGTATAAAACCTTTTATCCCAATAGGCTCAGCCCCATTGCAGAGTGTTTTAGAAAATATCTCAAGAATATGGAGACTTGATACTCAATCTATGGATGCATTGAGTGTTTTTCTAGTTCTAAATTCATTGTTATAACTGATAATTAGATATTTTTTCTTGTTACGAGTAAGGGATATAGGAAAATGGGGTGGGATTAAATTTTTGCTCCTCTTGTGTTTTATTCTCATTTTTAATTTCCTCTTGTTCGTGGATAGGTTGATTTGAGTTTGTTTCTTGCTTTCGAGATTGAATTGATTTTAGTATTGGTTTGGGTATAGGCGGCATTAACTGAAGCATTTTTTGGATGCTATCAATAGGCTCAATCGTCTCCCTCTCAGGCTGAGGAAGTTTCGGTGATTGTTCTTGATAATCCATTCCGCGCTTACATCGAACTTGTTGCAAAGCCTCCCAGTTCTCTTCCCAGCCAGTGGCAAAACCATATTTTTCTTTAAACCATTTAATTCCATGATCTAATTGAAAATTAGGTTTTATTAATGCTTCGGCAAGAATATGTCCATTCCCATCAGGATCAGGTCCCTTTGCGAAATAAACAGTTGCTTTTCTTTTTTTTAAATCATCATTTAAATCGATTGCAACCCATCCTCGCCATGGTCCCATATCGCCTGTTTTAAATGCAGTAAGTGGCTTACCATTCTCATCAATTTCAAGTTGAAATCCTAAGCATTCAGCCACATATTTTAAATCGATTTGGTTTGTCACCATCTCTTTTGCCCAGGGATCTTGAGTCATACGAATTTGGGGCATAAACGCATAGTGTAATTTTTTATCATTCATCCATGCTTGTACAAAAAGCGCATAATCTTGCGCTGTAGTCATTAAGCTATTAGCAGCGCATGGTTTTACACCAAAACTGCTGTGGTCCATATGTAAGGGCTCGAACACATAGTGATGAGCAAGCACTTCAAGGTTTGCAACATGTCCTCGTTTTGCTACTTCTGCAAGAATTTTGGCCCGGTATGGATGAAGTTCCTGTAGATCAGCAAGCTGCCTTAAGTTACAACCTAGCTCTTCTAAGTTAATAGTACCGGTTTTTTCTATTCCTAGAAGATCGACAATTTTATATTTTAGATTCGCTGCGTTAATGGAAACATGCAATTTATTTTTTTCAACAACATCATTATCTCCCAAGAGGACAAGCTGTGGTTCGTAAAGTTTTTCAATAACTTTTTGCAAGTAAAATAGGGGTAATCCTGAGTATCTATAATATTCTTGGCCAGGTTCAAATTGATGATTCACTTGATTTGTGCGATTTAAATCAAAGCCTGTTTTGTGAGAGAGAATCATTGCGGGTGTAAATGCATTAATACGAGAAATATCTTCTTCATCACTTTTCCAAATAAAACCATGTTGATCGCAAAAAGCCTTAAAAGGCAAAATACTATTAAGACCATTCATATCTAACGAGAGTTTTCCAGCTTCTACAAGTTTTAATACCAGGTAAGTAAATACAGGCTTGCTTAGTGATGCAGCTCCAAAAATTGCACCTTGATCTACGCCTTCATCTCCATAGTCAAGCGTTACAGGGGAGCTGTCTCCTTGGACTGTAGCCACACTTACGTGTGATATCATCGTTTTTTTCCTAATACGTTCTACCTCAGAGCTTACGGTGGGGGATTTGGAAGTCAATGAATTTAAATCTTCAATAAGTGATGTTGCGAATTGAACTACTTTTTCTTTCATGCTGTTCTCCTTGGGTGTTACTCAGTTCATTATACTGAAACAAAAGTCGTAAATTGTATAAACTTTATATCAAGTGGCTTTTATTTTAACTTTTGTGGGAATGGCAAATGGGATGTGTTGCGCTAGAAGGTATATATAGGAAGTAAAAATTTTGAAATTGATGTTGAATGAATTAGAGAATTGCAGGTCTGTCTTACTACAATAATATTAGTTCTCAGAGAAATATAAATAATGAAAGCAAACATACTATTGGTTGAAGATAACCTCAAATTAGTGAAGTATTTAAAAAAAATGCTTACTGATGAAGGTTATCATGTAACTACCGAGTCACGAGGTGATGGCGCTGTTTATCGCATCATCAGAGAGCAGCCCGATTTAGTGATTCTTGATATCATGTTACCAGGGATGAATGGGGAGCAGATTTGTGAAACAGTACGTGATGAGTATCACGGCAAAATATTGATGTTAACTGCTTTGAACACTGAGCAAAATGAGGTAACAAGCCTTAAGCTAGGGGCTGATGACTATATTACTAAGCCTTCTAAAGAAGAGGTATTAAAAGCACGGATTGTTGCGCTTTTAAGAAGACCGAATGCCATTGTGGCTCCTAAAAAAATTCAATTTGATGATTTAATGATTGATTTAATTAAAAAAAGCGTCAGTTACTCAGGAAAATTTATTGAGTTAAGTCCTAGCGAATATGAGCTATTGATTCTATTGGCAAAGAATGCTGATATGGTCTTGAGTAGAGATAATATTGCTTACGCATTACGCGGTAGAGAGTACGATGGGATAGACAGAAGCATTGACCTGAAGATATCGCGATTAAGAAAGATATTGGGCGATAACATCGACCACCCCTATCGCATTAAAACGATTTATGGCAAAGGGTATTTATTTTTATCAGAATCATGGAAAGATAAATGGTGAAATTATACTTCAAAACAATTTTTGCTTCTTTGTTAATCCTTTTTTTTATTCTTTTAGGCTTTTATCTATCGTTCACTCATTCAATACGAATCATGTCTCAAAAAACTCAGGACATTTTAGGAGTAGGTAATTTTTCTGTCCTTGAGCAAATAGTACAAAAGTCC from Legionella sainthelensi carries:
- a CDS encoding TlpA disulfide reductase family protein — its product is MNSKIKSFFAVLILMAISTISQAEVELKDIQGNTISFSSLKGKWILINYWASWCKTCIDEIPELNRFYQKHEKDSVALFAVNYDELPLHKQKKLIKKFNILYPSLASNPAFALGLGDIMGVPVTFIINPQGELVNTLYGGQDISSLDSAIMNRKS
- a CDS encoding thymidine kinase; translated protein: MAKLYFYFAAMNAGKSTVLLQSSYNYRERGMQTLLFTPAIDNRYQQGVVHSRIGLSEEAIIFNAHDDLYQKAMKQGQKYACVLVDEAQFLTRSQVHQLTEITDQLGIPVLAYGLRTDFRGELFEGSQYLLAWADELVELKTICHCGRKATMILRLNAQGVVITEGDQVVIGGNDMYSSTCRKHFKIRDPGIIKVHAELCEKSIF
- a CDS encoding phosphotransferase → MNKQLPFVKWGIDCLIANGYIIVRAPELVLSTPWSKVIRFSTSTGDFYLKKIPSPAFLANEPKIIQLLSGQLHACVPIVIAMNEDLHCFLMKDAGRPLREMLKAGFKPELLCQALQQYAAIQRATEGYITRLIQLGLPDWRLDKLPFLYDQMITQAAFLKAQGLTDEELQKLYALSAPFLAQCQLLSTYGILETIGYHDFHDKNVLIEHHTKKMTFVDWGEAAVIHPFFSLHTCLEQSITHHGVKEGGLIYQKLLDACLESWLDVAPKQQLLEAFILAKQIRLIWCVLSCYQFMLSVDPQAYKTFYPNRLSPIAECFRKYLKNMET
- a CDS encoding serine hydrolase → MKEKVVQFATSLIEDLNSLTSKSPTVSSEVERIRKKTMISHVSVATVQGDSSPVTLDYGDEGVDQGAIFGAASLSKPVFTYLVLKLVEAGKLSLDMNGLNSILPFKAFCDQHGFIWKSDEEDISRINAFTPAMILSHKTGFDLNRTNQVNHQFEPGQEYYRYSGLPLFYLQKVIEKLYEPQLVLLGDNDVVEKNKLHVSINAANLKYKIVDLLGIEKTGTINLEELGCNLRQLADLQELHPYRAKILAEVAKRGHVANLEVLAHHYVFEPLHMDHSSFGVKPCAANSLMTTAQDYALFVQAWMNDKKLHYAFMPQIRMTQDPWAKEMVTNQIDLKYVAECLGFQLEIDENGKPLTAFKTGDMGPWRGWVAIDLNDDLKKRKATVYFAKGPDPDGNGHILAEALIKPNFQLDHGIKWFKEKYGFATGWEENWEALQQVRCKRGMDYQEQSPKLPQPERETIEPIDSIQKMLQLMPPIPKPILKSIQSRKQETNSNQPIHEQEEIKNENKTQEEQKFNPTPFSYIPYS
- a CDS encoding response regulator — encoded protein: MKANILLVEDNLKLVKYLKKMLTDEGYHVTTESRGDGAVYRIIREQPDLVILDIMLPGMNGEQICETVRDEYHGKILMLTALNTEQNEVTSLKLGADDYITKPSKEEVLKARIVALLRRPNAIVAPKKIQFDDLMIDLIKKSVSYSGKFIELSPSEYELLILLAKNADMVLSRDNIAYALRGREYDGIDRSIDLKISRLRKILGDNIDHPYRIKTIYGKGYLFLSESWKDKW